The Drosophila sulfurigaster albostrigata strain 15112-1811.04 chromosome 3, ASM2355843v2, whole genome shotgun sequence genomic sequence AGTGCTAACGGTTTTTATATTGGGTAAAAATTCTAGAGTATCCAATACCTTTTCGATCAGTTGTTGACGTGTTTTCGACCTGTTTAATAGACTACGGATGCgtctttcttttatttcaatatatttcgaGACTATCCATATATTTAATCTGACTAACGAGATCATCGATGGAAAGCGGTGCTTCGCCATCCTTTTCATGGAATTCCAGATACAGTTGCTTAATCACGTCTCGtagtatgtataataattgaaattgcaatttcactTCATTGGAGCTAGTATTATAACTTCTTTCTATTTTCAAATCTGGATAAAGTACAGGTGACCAATCTCTGAGCACTTCTTCAAATCGCTTGCAAGTCTGTGCAAATCGAACATGATCTTCTAGTTCCAGATACTTCAATACTGAACCGAGACAATAATCATTTAGATCTAATATGTTTAACTCCATATTTTTCACTTatttcagcttcaactttcGTTGTACGACTGTGCTTACTCATGTAGAGGTGCTTTCaataaaagaaacacaaatGGCTAATAGATTAGATATCAAATGTTGTTTCAAACAATCGGGTATAACTGTGTTGCCGACAGGTTTGCATAACATCACAAATCAGCGTTACGTCCTAGAgcctatatacatatataacagTCGTAGAAGTTATGAAATACTGTTCTATAGTAAAAAATGTCAACTGCAATCGGGTGTAAGTTGCTTTGCTTGAAATTCTGGTACattttttactctatggtatatttagattgtagtactataccgatataccaaatatatccattggtatatttaagaatattatattaatcatttcagtatattatttctagaatatgtttttattgaaaatgattagcgagtatctcacagtcgagcacactcattCTTTATAAATAAGGTCTGTACATATATGTCATAAGTGCATTGATAATAAAAGAAGCAAAGTCACTCTCGATCCTAGTTTGGTAATCGCCATGGTAAAGCGCGCAAATATTCGGACTGATTCACTACTATGCAGAAGGCGTTATCAATCAACTTTTCCTGGAAAGATAAGGTTATTGaaagaaatgtcaaaaatgGGAATTGCTTGTTCAACACTTACATCTTCGTCATTGCACAAATGCATAACTCCCGTGGAATACAATTGCAGaggtttttgcttttcggGTATGCGTACATTCCGCAAGACTTCCAGCGCTTTGCCTGTAAATTCGATTGACAGATTCGAGTTGATGTGCAGGCGTTGCAGTTTTTGACATGATCGCAGTATGTTCAAGCACTCCTTGGAGCCGGCAGCGGAACGACCCAGCATAATATAAAGTCCCTCGAGCTCGGTTAAGTCAGTCAAAAGATCAATGCATCTGGCATCATCGAAAGCACAACGCAGTTCTTTCAGAGAGGTCAATTGAATTAGTTTGCTCGTCTCGTCAAAGTCCAAGAAGGAGAATAGCATTAGACTTTCCAAAGCAGTTTGTTGCTTCTTAGCAAATGCATCGAATAATTCGATTAATTTAGCACAAGGCGAAGTCGAGTTTGTGCTCTTTATAATAACTTTGCGTAGCTTGGAAAGATCCGCGAGGCGAGCGTAAGATTTATGACTGGCAAACATGGGAAATGAGATTTCTTCCAAGTTTTGACAATGGGGCACAATATCCGAAAGTTCGCCGACAACTTCTCTTATCCACAAAACTCGCAGATTCGTATTTGATTGACAGATTTCGATCAAATCGTCAACggatattttattatcaattgatATTTTCTCCAAGCAATTCATTCGTTTCAAACTGCACGCGgtataactaaaaataaatttcattaaacaaaaattcacCTTATATGGCAATTGCTTACTCACATGTCAGTTTTGCTGCTAACGCTAACACTTTTTATATTAGGAATAAATTCTAGGGCATCTAATACCTTTTCGATCAGTTGTTGACGAGGTGTGCTCGACTTAAGCATCAATCCACCAAACATGCTTCCTTCGTTTATTGCAATATACTCCAGACTATCCATATCTTTAATCTGACTGACGAGATCATCGATGGAAAGCGGTGCTTCGCCATCTTCTTGATGGATATCCAGATACAGTCGCTTAATGATGTCTCTTAGTATGCACAATAATTGATATTGCCATTTCACTTCCTCGGGATCCGTATCATGACTTCTCTTAATTCGAAAGTCTGGATAGAGCACAGGTGACCAATCTCTGAGCACTTCTTCAAATCGCTTGCAAGTCTGTGCAAATCGAACATGATCTTCTAGTTCCAGATACTTCAATACTGAACCGAGACAATAATCGTTTAGATCTAATATGTTTAACTCCATGTTTCTCACTTATTTCAGCTTCTAGTTTCGCTTTACGACTGTGCTTACTCATGTAGAGGGGTTTTCAATaatagaaacaaaaatgaCTAATAGATTAGATACCGAATGTTGTTCCAAACAATCAGACAGCTGTTTTGCCGGCTGGTTTGCTTAGCACTAGAAATCAGCGTTACGCAGCACTGAATTTAGACGATAGCACATCGATATAAAAGATCGAtaagatatataaaataacGGAATAGACTGTTATTCTCTTTGAGGTAGCCATAACATTATAGAATAACATTTTGAAAGGTAAATTtacttttggttttgtttttacatcaacaaattttatattgttaacCTGTTGAGCAACTTTTAAAGAAAAACGTGAAGCAGGTGGAAATCAGAAGTGTTACCAGATCGCGTAATGTTGTTAATATTACGGCAAGCTCGTTACCGTTTTGTttcaaaatcttttaaaaatatcaataaaatgaCTATTAGtctacttttttgtttaaatactaatatttaaacttttaacCTTTTGagtaaatttttagaaaaaaaaatataaataggtGGAATTAAAAGACGAACATTAAAGTAGTTAAGATATTTTCTgtacaaaaatttaacatttttgttaatttaaataattttgaattttgaacaAATTCCTTGATTCGCTTTTTTAactcaatttttttatatttcttatctatttttatgatcctctttttttatatttttaatacgaaaatttcaataaaattacatCTACAATCATtgcttaaataacttaataccaaaatacaacTTATTAACTGCGATATATCTCATAAAGTTTGAGAAGACTCTCTAACTgtgtttga encodes the following:
- the LOC133844188 gene encoding uncharacterized protein LOC133844188, which produces MELNILDLNDYCLGSVLKYLELEDHVRFAQTCKRFEEVLRDWSPVLYPDFRIKRSHDTDPEEVKWQYQLLCILRDIIKRLYLDIHQEDGEAPLSIDDLVSQIKDMDSLEYIAINEGSMFGGLMLKSSTPRQQLIEKVLDALEFIPNIKSVSVSSKTDIYTACSLKRMNCLEKISIDNKISVDDLIEICQSNTNLRVLWIREVVGELSDIVPHCQNLEEISFPMFASHKSYARLADLSKLRKVIIKSTNSTSPCAKLIELFDAFAKKQQTALESLMLFSFLDFDETSKLIQLTSLKELRCAFDDARCIDLLTDLTELEGLYIMLGRSAAGSKECLNILRSCQKLQRLHINSNLSIEFTGKALEVLRNVRIPEKQKPLQLYSTGVMHLCNDEDEKLIDNAFCIVVNQSEYLRALPWRLPN